A region of Lathamus discolor isolate bLatDis1 chromosome 18, bLatDis1.hap1, whole genome shotgun sequence DNA encodes the following proteins:
- the MAN1C1 gene encoding mannosyl-oligosaccharide 1,2-alpha-mannosidase IC isoform X5: MELEEEFQEAKKWVEKSFDLNVNGEASLFEVNIRYVGGLLATYYLTGEEVFKSKALELGEKLLPAFNTPTGIPRGVINLGSGMSWSWGWASAGSSILAEFGTLHLEFLHLSELSGNPVFAEKVMNIRKVLNRVEKPQGLYPNFLSPVTGNWVQHHVSIGGLGDSFYEYLIKSWLMSDKKDSEAKKMYDDALEAIEKHLVKKSAGGLTYIAEWRGGVLDHKMGHLACFSGGMIALGAEHAGEERKQHYMDLAAEITSTCHESYARSDTKLGPEAFRFDAGTEAMATRLSERYYILRPEVVESYMYMWRLTHDPKYRQWGWEVVKALEKHCRVEAGFSGIRDVYTTTPTHDNMQQSFFLAETLKYLYLLFCEDDVLSLDDWVFNTEAHPLPVNHTNFKASVQQ, translated from the exons ATGGAACTCGAGGAGGAATTCCAAGAAGCAAAGAAGTGGGTGGAGAAGAGCTTTGACTTGAACGTG AACGGAGAAGCATCCTTGTTTGAGGTGAACATCCGCTATGTTGGAGGACTGTTGGCCACATACTACTTAACTGGAGAAGAG GTCTTCAAGAGCAAAGCTTTGGAACTGGGAGAGAAGCTTCTGCCGGCTTTTAACACCCCCACGGGGATCCCGCGTGGCGTCATAAATTTGGGCAG cGGCATGagttggagctggggctgggcatCTGCTGGAAGCAGCATCTTGGCAGAATTCGGTACCTTGCATTTGGAATTCCTGCACCTCTCGGAGCTCTCTGGCAACCCCGTGTTTGCAGAAAAG GTGATGAACATCCGCAAGGTCCTGAACAGAGTTGAGAAGCCACAGGGCCTTTatcccaacttcctcagcccggTGACAGGGAACTGGGTACAGC ACCACGTCTCCATTGGGGGGCTTGGGGACAGCTTTTATGAATATCTCATCAAATCTTGGCTGATGTCGGACAAGAAAGACTCTGAAGCTAAAAAGATGTATGATGATGCACTAGAG GCAATAGAAAAGCATTTGGTCAAAAAGTCAGCTGGAGGATTGACCTACATCGCTGAGTGGAGGGGTGGTGTCTTGGATCACAAAATGGGCCACCTGGCTTGTTTCTCTGGGGGCATGATAGCCCTTGGAGCTGAGCACgctggagaagagaggaagcAACATTACATGGATCTCGCTGCAGAGATAACAAGCACATGTCATGAGTCTTATGCACGCTCAG ATACCAAACTGGGCCCTGAAGCCTTTCGCTTTGATGCTGGAACTGAAGCCATGGCAACCAGACTCAGCGAGCGCTACTACATCCTGCGGCCGGAGGTGGTGGAAAGCTACATGTACATGTGGCGGCTGACACACGATCCCAAGTacaggcagtggggctgggaggttGTGAAG gcCCTGGAAAAACACTGTAGAGTAGAAGCTGGTTTCTCTGGCATCCGAGATGTTTATACCACAACCCCGACCCATGACAACATGCAACAGAGTTTTTTCCTCGCAGAGACTCTGAA GTACCTCTATCTTCTGTTCTGTGAAGATGACGTGCTGTCTCTGGATGACTGGGTGTTCAACACAGAGGCTCACCCCCTGCCAGTCAACCACACGAACTTTAAAGCAAGCGTGCAGCAATGA